In one window of candidate division WOR-3 bacterium DNA:
- a CDS encoding TraR/DksA family transcriptional regulator — protein sequence MKDKEIEKLKKKIIEKREKIIKFLEKAEKSGMSWAESGERIFHHHISDTATDEELKELAFMNATRLREELALIEDAISRIKDGTYGICLKCSKPIPLYRLKAIPYARYCIKCQKEIEEKA from the coding sequence ATGAAGGATAAGGAAATTGAGAAATTAAAGAAAAAAATAATAGAAAAAAGAGAAAAAATAATAAAATTTTTAGAAAAGGCTGAAAAGAGCGGGATGAGCTGGGCTGAAAGTGGTGAAAGGATATTTCACCATCATATTTCAGATACTGCCACTGATGAGGAATTAAAGGAACTTGCTTTTATGAATGCTACAAGGTTAAGGGAAGAACTTGCTCTTATAGAAGATGCAATTTCAAGAATAAAAGATGGAACCTATGGTATATGTTTAAAATGCTCAAAACCTATTCCTTTATACAGATTAAAAGCAATACCCTATGCAAGATACTGTATTAAATGTCAGAAGGAAATAGAGGAGAAAGCATAA
- the lspA gene encoding signal peptidase II: protein MSEGNRGESIKDILKRILFGLSLGILVFILDQLTKNIALKNLEYGVPFEILGPYFRFTLVFNPYGVWGLPITKILPYEPIALFAILLLFIFIAKEKKFLYNIFYGFILGGAFGNLFDRLRMKAVVDFIEIGISENLHWPIFNIADTFISIGIVGIIFFSIIRKEK, encoded by the coding sequence ATGTCAGAAGGAAATAGAGGAGAAAGCATAAAAGATATTTTAAAAAGAATACTATTCGGACTTTCTCTTGGAATTTTAGTTTTTATTTTAGACCAATTAACAAAGAACATAGCTTTAAAAAATCTTGAATACGGGGTTCCCTTTGAAATCCTTGGACCTTATTTTAGATTTACTCTTGTTTTTAACCCATACGGTGTTTGGGGTTTACCAATTACTAAGATTTTGCCTTATGAGCCTATAGCACTTTTTGCCATTTTACTTTTGTTTATTTTTATTGCCAAAGAAAAAAAATTTCTTTATAATATTTTTTACGGGTTTATATTGGGTGGAGCCTTTGGAAACCTTTTTGATAGATTAAGAATGAAAGCAGTTGTTGATTTTATAGAAATCGGTATTTCAGAGAACCTTCACTGGCCAATCTTTAACATTGCTGATACCTTTATATCCATTGGGATTGTTGGAATAATATTTTTCTCAATCATAAGAAAGGAAAAATGA
- the recG gene encoding ATP-dependent DNA helicase RecG, with protein MKSGIKNLEIPVDKIKGVGTKRKKVFLKAGIKTVKDLLYFKPRKYIDRRVIKKIKDLKEDEEVVVMGKIFTRGERKTKDKKLFIVIIRDETGFMELVFVNAPYMKDYFPLDKEIIVSGKVKRFGSIYQIFHPEFEILDRENHDLIHAGKIVPIYSSIGKEIKPQTLRKIIHEALKQFLNLIPETIPEDIRKRFGLLSKRESIKNLHFPSSYELIEKSIYTLKFEEFFYFFLKLFIYKRRKTKAPPFILPSTLTKKFLDNLPFELTESQKKAIKEIEIDLSKPYSMRKLLQGDVGSGKTVIAIYSALRAIENGYQVAFMAPTEILAFQHYETILNFLKELNVSCDILTGSRTLKEKKEIYERVRNGITQILIGTHALLEEKLEFKNLGLVIIDEQHKFGVSQRARLLSKGESPHFLVMTATPIPRTLALTYYGDLDVLTLKEMPPGRGTVETRVIYIENRDEFYRRFFEALNNEKAKAYIIAPLIEESEKLNTKSCIELYEELKNKWAKDISISYIHGRMRKEEKDEIMLKFKRGDIKVLVSTTVLEVGIDVPDVKYMVIEGAERLGLSTLHQLRGRVARKLEKGYCFIFCSKDMPPETLKRISAFRNVQDGFKLSELDLKLRGPGNILGYAQSGFFSFKFGDLVEDKELLIRVRETVKNLLTVDPFLEKGENVILKENLSLDERLWLTEIA; from the coding sequence GTGAAAAGTGGAATTAAAAATCTTGAAATTCCAGTAGATAAAATTAAAGGTGTAGGAACAAAAAGAAAGAAAGTTTTTTTAAAAGCAGGCATAAAAACTGTAAAAGATCTCTTATATTTTAAACCAAGAAAATATATTGATAGAAGGGTAATCAAAAAAATAAAAGATCTAAAAGAAGATGAAGAAGTTGTAGTTATGGGAAAAATCTTTACAAGGGGTGAAAGAAAGACAAAGGATAAAAAGTTATTTATAGTTATAATAAGAGACGAAACAGGATTTATGGAACTTGTTTTTGTAAATGCACCCTATATGAAGGATTATTTCCCTCTTGATAAGGAGATTATTGTTTCTGGTAAAGTGAAAAGATTTGGTTCCATTTATCAAATTTTTCATCCTGAATTTGAAATACTTGATAGAGAAAATCATGATTTGATTCATGCAGGTAAAATAGTTCCCATTTATAGTAGCATTGGTAAAGAAATCAAACCGCAAACTTTAAGAAAAATAATTCATGAGGCTCTTAAACAATTTTTAAATTTAATTCCTGAGACAATTCCAGAAGATATACGAAAAAGATTTGGGCTTTTAAGTAAAAGAGAATCAATTAAAAATCTTCATTTTCCTTCATCTTATGAATTAATTGAAAAAAGCATTTATACTTTAAAATTTGAAGAGTTTTTTTACTTCTTTTTAAAACTTTTTATATATAAGAGAAGAAAAACAAAGGCACCGCCTTTTATTTTACCTTCTACTTTAACAAAAAAATTTCTTGATAATTTACCTTTTGAATTAACGGAATCCCAGAAAAAGGCAATAAAGGAAATTGAGATTGATTTATCAAAACCTTACTCAATGCGTAAACTTCTTCAGGGGGATGTGGGTTCAGGTAAAACAGTTATTGCTATTTATTCTGCCCTGAGAGCAATAGAAAATGGATACCAGGTTGCTTTTATGGCTCCAACAGAAATTCTTGCTTTTCAACATTACGAAACTATTTTAAATTTTTTAAAAGAATTGAATGTTTCTTGTGATATTCTAACAGGAAGTAGAACCTTAAAAGAGAAAAAGGAAATATATGAAAGGGTTAGAAATGGTATAACACAGATTTTAATCGGCACCCATGCCCTCCTTGAAGAAAAACTTGAATTTAAAAATCTTGGACTTGTTATAATTGATGAGCAACATAAGTTTGGAGTTTCTCAGAGAGCAAGGTTACTTTCAAAGGGAGAAAGCCCTCATTTTCTTGTTATGACAGCAACTCCAATACCCCGTACTCTTGCTCTAACTTATTACGGTGACCTTGATGTTTTAACTTTAAAAGAGATGCCACCAGGAAGAGGAACTGTTGAAACAAGGGTTATTTACATAGAAAATAGAGATGAATTTTACAGGAGATTTTTTGAAGCATTAAATAATGAAAAGGCAAAAGCATATATTATTGCTCCCTTAATAGAAGAATCAGAGAAACTTAATACAAAATCCTGTATTGAGTTATATGAGGAATTAAAAAATAAATGGGCTAAAGATATTTCAATAAGTTATATTCATGGAAGAATGAGAAAGGAAGAAAAGGATGAGATAATGTTAAAATTTAAAAGAGGAGATATAAAAGTGCTTGTTTCTACCACAGTTCTTGAAGTTGGAATAGATGTTCCAGATGTTAAATATATGGTAATTGAAGGAGCTGAAAGGCTTGGACTTTCTACCCTGCATCAGTTAAGAGGAAGAGTTGCAAGAAAATTAGAAAAGGGTTATTGTTTTATTTTCTGTTCTAAAGATATGCCACCTGAGACCTTAAAGAGAATTTCAGCTTTTAGAAATGTTCAGGATGGATTTAAACTTTCAGAACTTGACCTAAAATTAAGGGGTCCTGGAAATATACTTGGATATGCTCAATCTGGTTTCTTTTCCTTTAAATTTGGTGATTTGGTTGAGGATAAGGAGCTTTTAATAAGAGTAAGAGAAACTGTGAAAAATTTATTAACTGTTGATCCTTTTTTAGAAAAAGGAGAAAATGTTATTTTAAAAGAAAATTTATCTCTTGATGAAAGATTGTGGCTTACTGAAATAGCTTAA
- the leuS gene encoding leucine--tRNA ligase — MEKFNFYEIEKKWQKFWEENNLFSAPKTPKDKIYVLGMFPYPSGDLHMGHARNYTITDVLARYFRMKGKDVLHPFGWDAFGLPAENAAIKRGIHPREWTFKNIEDSREDIKKMGISYDWSREIFTCKPDYYKWTQWLFLLLYKKGLAYRKKAYVNFCPSCQTVLANEQVVDKKCERCGTFVTKRNLLQWFFKITEYADRLLEDLKYLEGKWPKQVIEMQRNWIGKSEGTKIIFKLKDKNIDLPVFTTRIDTIFGVTFLAIAPEHELMEQIIEISPNKDELIKYREKSILKSDIERTKEQKTKEGIFTGLYAIHPLTKEELPIYTADYVLTHYGTGIVMGVPAHDQRDFEFAKTYGLKIKIVVQKDGYPRNVDDMDSAMEEYGIMVNSGEFSSLTSEEGIKRLNEYLKERNLGGYEVSFKIRDWLISRQRYWGAPIPIIHCEKCGIIPVPEKDLPVLLPEVVDYIPKGVSPLESSEEFINTICPQCKGKAKRDPDTMDTFVDSSWYFLRYIDPSNDEKIFDKELVKKWMPVDFYVGGVEHATGHLIYSRFIHKVLYDEGLVNTPEPFVRLFTQGMVLKRTKDGHLEMMSKRAGNAVLIRDFVKNKGADVARVYTLFAGPPEQDFEWTEEGVKGAERFLLRVKRIIDENKEVFIKAEENPPSNYDIKEKKLLYKCYSVIKKVTEDIENFKFNTALASLMDFVNFLYNFENKNSPSFAHSLYVLIKLLYPFAPHLCEELWSYREKGTLMKKSWPKIYTEFLKEEKIVIPVQINGKVRGQIEIELHLDEKEVIEIAKNSPNVKKYIDNKKIKKVHYVKGKIISFVIE, encoded by the coding sequence ATGGAGAAATTCAATTTTTATGAAATAGAAAAAAAATGGCAAAAGTTCTGGGAAGAAAATAATTTATTTTCAGCTCCAAAGACTCCAAAGGATAAAATTTATGTTCTTGGTATGTTCCCTTATCCTTCCGGGGATCTCCATATGGGTCATGCAAGAAATTATACAATAACAGATGTTCTTGCAAGATATTTCAGAATGAAGGGGAAAGATGTTCTTCATCCCTTTGGATGGGATGCTTTTGGGTTACCTGCTGAAAATGCTGCAATTAAAAGGGGTATACATCCAAGGGAATGGACTTTTAAAAATATTGAAGATTCAAGAGAGGACATTAAGAAAATGGGAATATCCTATGACTGGTCAAGGGAAATTTTTACCTGTAAACCAGATTATTATAAATGGACTCAATGGCTTTTTCTTTTACTTTATAAAAAGGGGTTAGCCTATAGAAAAAAAGCTTATGTTAATTTTTGCCCATCATGTCAGACGGTTTTAGCTAATGAGCAGGTTGTTGATAAAAAATGTGAAAGATGTGGAACTTTTGTTACTAAAAGAAATCTTTTACAATGGTTTTTTAAAATAACAGAATACGCAGATAGACTTCTTGAAGATCTTAAATATCTTGAAGGAAAATGGCCAAAACAGGTTATTGAAATGCAAAGGAACTGGATCGGAAAAAGTGAAGGAACAAAAATTATCTTTAAATTAAAGGATAAAAATATTGATTTACCTGTTTTTACAACAAGAATTGACACAATATTTGGTGTCACTTTTCTTGCAATTGCTCCTGAACATGAATTAATGGAACAGATTATAGAAATTTCACCTAATAAAGATGAACTTATAAAGTATAGAGAAAAATCAATTTTAAAGTCAGATATAGAAAGAACAAAGGAACAAAAAACAAAAGAGGGTATATTTACAGGACTTTATGCTATTCATCCCTTAACAAAGGAAGAACTTCCAATTTATACAGCAGATTATGTTCTGACCCATTACGGAACAGGAATTGTTATGGGTGTTCCAGCTCATGACCAGAGGGATTTTGAGTTTGCAAAAACTTACGGACTTAAAATTAAAATTGTTGTGCAGAAAGATGGTTATCCTCGCAATGTAGATGATATGGATTCAGCAATGGAAGAATACGGTATTATGGTTAATTCGGGTGAGTTCTCTTCTTTAACTTCAGAAGAAGGTATCAAAAGATTAAATGAATATTTAAAAGAGAGAAATCTGGGAGGATATGAAGTTTCCTTTAAAATAAGAGATTGGCTAATTTCCAGACAGAGATACTGGGGTGCTCCGATACCCATTATACATTGTGAGAAATGCGGCATTATTCCTGTTCCTGAAAAGGATTTGCCGGTTTTGCTTCCTGAAGTTGTGGATTATATTCCAAAAGGAGTAAGTCCACTTGAATCTTCAGAAGAATTCATAAATACAATTTGTCCGCAGTGTAAGGGAAAGGCAAAAAGAGACCCTGATACAATGGATACCTTTGTGGATTCCTCCTGGTATTTTTTAAGATATATTGACCCCTCTAACGATGAAAAAATTTTTGATAAGGAACTTGTAAAAAAATGGATGCCTGTTGATTTTTATGTAGGTGGAGTAGAGCATGCTACAGGACACCTTATTTATTCAAGATTTATTCATAAGGTTCTTTATGATGAAGGTCTTGTTAATACACCGGAACCATTTGTAAGACTATTTACACAAGGAATGGTTTTAAAGAGAACAAAGGATGGTCACCTTGAAATGATGAGTAAAAGAGCGGGTAATGCAGTATTAATAAGGGATTTTGTTAAAAATAAAGGTGCAGATGTCGCAAGAGTCTATACTCTTTTTGCCGGTCCTCCAGAGCAAGATTTTGAATGGACTGAAGAAGGAGTTAAAGGAGCAGAAAGATTCCTTTTAAGAGTGAAAAGGATTATAGATGAAAATAAAGAGGTATTTATAAAAGCAGAAGAGAATCCGCCTTCAAATTATGATATTAAAGAAAAAAAATTACTTTATAAATGCTACAGTGTTATAAAGAAAGTGACTGAAGATATTGAAAACTTTAAATTCAATACAGCTCTTGCATCTTTAATGGATTTTGTTAATTTTTTATATAATTTTGAAAATAAAAATTCTCCTTCTTTTGCTCATTCTTTATACGTACTCATCAAGCTTCTTTATCCCTTTGCACCCCATCTTTGCGAAGAATTATGGTCTTATAGAGAAAAAGGTACTCTTATGAAAAAAAGTTGGCCTAAAATATATACTGAGTTTTTAAAAGAAGAAAAAATTGTTATACCAGTTCAAATTAACGGAAAGGTAAGGGGTCAGATTGAAATAGAACTCCATTTAGATGAAAAGGAGGTTATTGAAATTGCCAAGAATTCTCCAAATGTTAAAAAGTATATTGATAACAAAAAAATAAAGAAAGTTCATTATGTAAAGGGTAAAATTATAAGTTTTGTTATTGAGTGA
- the rpoC gene encoding DNA-directed RNA polymerase subunit beta' has translation MKQLVAGLQPEVLKAIRIKLASPEAIRSWSYGEVKTAETINYRTQRPEKGGLFCEVIFGPVKDYECACGAFKGKRFAGTVCDKCGVEVTSSSVRRERMGHIELAVPVAHIWFYKIPPSTIALLLDITSNDLESILYYDKYIVIDPGDTPLQKKQILTDKEYEELISEYKDGFIAEMGAPAIKKLLKELDLEELSAELRVKLRTEKATQMRGKVLKRLQIVDAFINSGNKPEWMILEVLPVIPPDLRPLFPLEGGRYATSDLNDLYRRVINRNNRIKNITKMGAPEIILRNEKRLLQEAVDALLDNSRRSRPVMGKQGKPYKSLSDMLRGKKGRFRRNLLGKRVDYSGRSVIVVGPDLKLNEVGIPKEMALELFRPFVERRLEKKGIAESLRSARKLVRERPVEVWEILEDIVKDHPVLLNRAPTLHRVSIEAFYPKLIEGKAIQLHPLVCVPFNADFDGDQMAVHVPISPEARLESHFLMLPRHNILSPAHGSPLMSPTQDIVIGLHYITKIRKGAKGEGMRFGTFNEAILAYELGKLDLHAEIDVDEVPLKNKKTTVGRIIFNRALPEGFEYINEEMTKKKLQELIKEIYIGKGSLICEEVLDKLKDLGFYWATKAGITFGIDEMIVPPDKKKILKETERQLEKIENNFLKGRISAGERYNAILDLWTEVTEILTEKMVELMKNDRDGFNSIYMMMNSGARGSLDQVKQLAAMRGLMARPKRIIGLTGEFIETPIKSNLKEGMTVLEYFISTHGARKGLADTALKTADAGYLTRRLVDVAQSVVIVEEDCGTIQGREVSALKEGETIIETLSERIEGHFSAENVRNPFTGEIIVKVGELITEEKAKEIEDLGIEKVKVRHVLTCESKGGICVKCYGKHLGTGRVVEIGEPVGVLAAQSIGEPGTQLTLRTFHIGGAATRVLEKSTHEAPFPGKALFINLNISENSEGKIVSVSKKGMIVITHKDNPEVKRYFAVPQGAELKVKDKSEVEKGDILCEWEPYTIPILATKSGMVKFVDLEEGVTYTETAEEGKVEITVIEDRSKKLHPRIEILRDKKVLEEIALPKEARLTVREGQEVKAGDIVAKLPREAGKTRDITGGLPRVNDLFEAKVPKDKAILAEISGVVRVGKPEKGYREVKIISESGLEMSYKIPYSKYLLVDDGEKINAGEPLTLGPIDPHDILRIKGRIEVQEFLLDQIQEIYRLSGVRIHDKHIGIIVRQMMRNVKVEDPGDTHFVRGQFVNIEQLEEENKRTRERGGRPAVYSPVLLGISKAALSTDSFISAASFQETTRVLAQAALYGKRDELKGLKENVIVGSLVPCGTGLREFQQIKVLPKIEEEEQYLAA, from the coding sequence ATGAAACAATTAGTAGCAGGGTTACAACCTGAAGTTTTGAAAGCAATAAGGATTAAGCTTGCATCACCAGAGGCAATAAGAAGCTGGTCTTATGGTGAAGTAAAAACAGCAGAGACGATAAATTATAGGACTCAAAGACCTGAAAAAGGTGGACTCTTTTGTGAAGTAATTTTTGGTCCTGTAAAAGACTATGAATGTGCCTGTGGAGCATTTAAAGGAAAAAGATTTGCAGGAACTGTTTGTGATAAATGCGGGGTAGAAGTTACCTCTTCCTCTGTAAGAAGAGAAAGGATGGGTCATATTGAACTTGCGGTTCCAGTTGCTCATATATGGTTTTATAAAATTCCTCCTTCTACAATTGCTCTTTTACTTGATATAACTTCAAACGATCTTGAAAGTATTCTTTATTATGATAAGTATATTGTTATTGATCCAGGTGATACTCCTTTGCAGAAAAAACAAATTTTAACTGATAAAGAGTATGAAGAATTAATTTCAGAGTATAAGGATGGTTTCATAGCCGAGATGGGTGCTCCTGCAATAAAGAAACTTCTTAAAGAACTTGACCTTGAAGAACTTTCTGCAGAGCTCAGGGTTAAATTGAGAACTGAAAAAGCTACACAGATGAGAGGAAAAGTTTTAAAAAGATTGCAGATTGTAGATGCTTTTATAAATTCAGGAAATAAACCAGAGTGGATGATTCTTGAGGTATTACCTGTAATACCACCTGATTTGAGACCCCTTTTCCCTCTTGAAGGCGGAAGATATGCAACAAGTGATTTAAATGACCTTTATAGAAGAGTTATAAATAGAAACAACAGGATAAAAAATATAACAAAAATGGGTGCTCCTGAAATAATTCTAAGGAATGAGAAAAGATTGTTACAGGAAGCTGTTGATGCATTACTTGATAATTCAAGAAGGTCAAGACCGGTGATGGGTAAGCAGGGCAAACCCTATAAATCTCTTTCCGATATGTTAAGAGGTAAAAAGGGTAGATTTAGAAGGAATCTATTAGGTAAGAGAGTTGATTATTCAGGTAGATCAGTAATTGTTGTAGGTCCTGATTTGAAATTGAATGAAGTCGGAATTCCCAAAGAAATGGCTCTTGAACTTTTCAGACCTTTTGTAGAGAGAAGATTGGAAAAGAAAGGAATTGCTGAGTCATTAAGAAGTGCTAGAAAACTTGTTAGAGAAAGACCTGTGGAAGTATGGGAGATTCTGGAAGATATTGTTAAAGACCATCCAGTTTTATTAAATAGGGCTCCCACTCTCCATAGAGTCTCAATAGAGGCTTTTTATCCTAAATTAATAGAAGGGAAGGCTATACAATTGCATCCTCTTGTGTGTGTTCCATTTAATGCTGACTTTGATGGTGACCAGATGGCTGTTCATGTTCCTATATCACCAGAAGCAAGACTTGAATCACATTTTCTTATGCTACCAAGACATAATATTCTTTCACCTGCTCATGGTTCTCCTTTAATGTCTCCAACTCAGGACATAGTAATAGGATTGCATTATATCACTAAAATAAGAAAAGGAGCAAAAGGAGAAGGAATGAGATTTGGCACCTTTAATGAGGCAATTCTTGCTTATGAACTTGGAAAATTGGACCTTCACGCAGAAATTGATGTTGATGAAGTTCCTTTAAAAAATAAAAAGACAACAGTTGGCAGAATAATATTTAACAGAGCTCTTCCAGAAGGTTTTGAATACATTAATGAGGAGATGACAAAAAAGAAATTACAGGAATTAATAAAAGAAATTTATATTGGAAAGGGTTCCCTTATTTGTGAGGAAGTTCTGGATAAACTGAAGGACCTTGGATTTTACTGGGCTACAAAAGCAGGAATCACTTTTGGTATTGATGAAATGATTGTTCCTCCTGATAAGAAGAAAATTCTTAAAGAAACCGAAAGACAGCTTGAAAAAATAGAAAATAACTTTTTAAAGGGTAGAATATCAGCAGGAGAAAGATACAATGCTATTCTTGATTTATGGACAGAGGTAACTGAAATATTAACTGAAAAAATGGTTGAACTTATGAAAAATGATAGAGACGGGTTTAATTCCATATATATGATGATGAATTCTGGTGCAAGAGGATCATTGGACCAGGTAAAACAGCTTGCAGCAATGAGGGGTCTTATGGCAAGACCTAAAAGGATAATTGGTTTAACAGGAGAATTTATAGAAACACCCATTAAATCAAATTTGAAAGAGGGAATGACTGTTCTTGAATATTTCATTTCTACACACGGTGCAAGAAAAGGTCTTGCCGATACGGCTCTTAAAACTGCTGATGCAGGTTATCTTACAAGAAGACTTGTTGATGTAGCTCAGTCAGTGGTTATAGTTGAAGAAGATTGTGGCACTATTCAGGGAAGAGAAGTAAGTGCTCTAAAGGAAGGTGAAACGATTATTGAAACTCTCTCAGAAAGAATAGAAGGACATTTTTCAGCAGAAAATGTTAGAAACCCATTCACAGGTGAAATTATTGTAAAAGTAGGTGAATTGATTACAGAGGAAAAAGCTAAAGAAATAGAGGATCTTGGAATAGAAAAAGTAAAAGTTCGTCATGTTTTGACATGTGAATCAAAGGGTGGAATTTGTGTAAAATGTTACGGTAAGCATCTTGGCACAGGAAGAGTTGTAGAAATAGGTGAACCTGTGGGTGTTCTTGCTGCACAGAGTATAGGAGAACCTGGTACTCAGCTTACACTGAGAACCTTCCATATAGGTGGAGCTGCAACAAGAGTTCTTGAAAAATCAACACATGAAGCACCTTTCCCAGGAAAAGCTCTCTTTATTAACTTAAATATTTCAGAAAATAGCGAAGGTAAAATAGTTTCTGTTTCTAAAAAGGGGATGATTGTTATAACCCACAAAGATAATCCTGAAGTTAAAAGATACTTTGCTGTTCCTCAAGGAGCTGAATTAAAAGTAAAAGATAAATCTGAGGTTGAAAAGGGTGATATTTTGTGTGAATGGGAACCCTATACAATACCTATTCTTGCCACAAAATCTGGGATGGTTAAATTTGTAGACCTTGAGGAAGGTGTTACATACACTGAAACTGCTGAAGAAGGTAAAGTTGAAATAACAGTTATTGAAGATAGATCCAAAAAATTACATCCCAGAATAGAAATATTAAGAGATAAAAAGGTGCTTGAAGAGATTGCTCTTCCAAAAGAAGCAAGGTTAACTGTTAGAGAAGGTCAAGAAGTAAAAGCTGGGGATATAGTAGCTAAATTACCAAGAGAAGCAGGAAAAACAAGAGATATTACAGGTGGACTTCCCAGAGTAAATGATCTTTTTGAAGCTAAAGTTCCAAAAGATAAAGCAATTCTCGCTGAAATTAGTGGTGTTGTGAGAGTTGGAAAGCCAGAAAAAGGTTATAGAGAAGTTAAAATAATTTCTGAATCAGGACTTGAGATGTCATATAAAATTCCATATAGCAAGTATCTTCTTGTTGATGATGGAGAAAAAATTAACGCAGGTGAACCACTAACTCTCGGACCTATTGACCCCCATGATATTCTGAGAATTAAAGGTAGAATTGAAGTTCAGGAATTCCTTTTGGACCAGATACAGGAGATTTATAGACTCTCAGGTGTTAGAATCCATGATAAACACATAGGTATAATTGTAAGACAGATGATGAGGAATGTTAAAGTAGAGGATCCCGGAGATACACATTTTGTTAGAGGACAATTTGTTAATATAGAACAATTAGAGGAAGAAAATAAAAGAACAAGGGAAAGGGGGGGAAGGCCAGCTGTCTATTCTCCTGTTCTCCTTGGAATATCAAAAGCAGCTCTCTCCACAGATAGTTTCATTTCTGCTGCATCTTTCCAGGAAACGACAAGAGTTCTTGCTCAAGCTGCTCTTTATGGAAAAAGAGATGAATTAAAAGGTTTAAAAGAGAATGTGATTGTAGGTTCACTTGTTCCTTGTGGCACAGGTTTAAGAGAATTTCAGCAGATTAAAGTTTTGCCTAAAATTGAAGAGGAAGAACAGTATCTTGCGGCATAA